From a single Tachypleus tridentatus isolate NWPU-2018 chromosome 6, ASM421037v1, whole genome shotgun sequence genomic region:
- the LOC143252310 gene encoding uncharacterized protein LOC143252310, which produces MKTFRKGFCFHLDLAMATEYMIFSWLVASASSPMVVILTVWTIFVFKTYRNQWQTIDFLLFVIVIQDSLTTIFVFGYSLLNMVHPNMQQPCIFILWGLITTRMFQMFTLASLVVDRAIVVRWSSKCSYIIIQRHIRYHIIALAAISVFVGIATMLAWKNLKVSKVFKSSPLTFTENLDGKMCFANPLDVNHGFWIFVLAMYVTLMATILISCLDVQINQWRFSRQLFSMDALPSGSCTSTCHSLDSETQTNRTTARNDTINRSNSISASRLFELGLIPCLDSSNCDLRWKTVTTIALFLCLVVHVPFLILNILVISNPAQHWSPWYEHIIMWLRLLASSLVPLLLYLTDATHRKAHKRIFQRRRGKFSDFGAGDRNRNRVFKEGTSPSLKPRLFGPVTPVGIIMNYRTSPPKRDFRNSANYFLRTSFQHDLSSTANTIANEADMNRISLDNIFPTESKPVFSQKVEADELKDQTTKRIDMFLPECERSIRLDDKNRSTFSDNLSTFSFENQSSSFETDSADDETYGGSFTTSANEDFEYLHESQCHELEIGNAFKPTVASSSKITCNCDMNNQCNAIIDCQISVSDNIETNALHENYKTSLDKYCSPKFFPFAEHVPIRKHSRKCMCLPFNNRPEITHRNALVFPQSYLFSENKTNVNKL; this is translated from the exons ATGAAAACTTTTCGAAAAGGTTTTTGCTTTCATCTGGATTTAGCAATGGCTACAGAATATATGATTTTTTCCTGGTTAGTGGCATCAGCGTCCTCTCCAATGGTCGTCATCTTAACAGTGTGGACAATCTTTGTGTTTAAGACGTACAGAAATCAGTGGCAGactattgattttcttttatttgttatcGTAATCCAAGACTCGTTAACAACGATCTTTGTGTTTGGGTATTCACTTTTAAACATGGTACATCCCAACATGCAACAaccttgtatatttattttatgggGACTGATAACAACACGAATGTTCCAGATGTTTACTTTAGCTTCTCTCGTCGTTGATCGGGCAATTGTCGTACGTTGGTCGTCTAAGTGCAGTTACATTATCATTCAAAGACATATAAGGTATCACATTATTGCTTTGGCCGCCATTTCAGTTTTTGTTGGTATTGCAACAATGCTTGCTTGGAAAAATTTGAAAGTGAGTAAAGTGTTCAAAAGTTCACCACTAACCTTTACTGAAAACCTAGATGGAAAGATGTGCTTTGCAAATCCATTGGACGTAAACCACGGATTTTGGATTTTTGTCCTTGCTATGTATGTAACCCTAATGGCAACTATTTTAATTAGTTGTTTGGATGTTCAAATAAACCAATGGCGATTTAGTCGTCAACTATTTTCAATGGACGCACTTCCATCAGGTAGTTGTACATCCACCTGCCATAGCCTGGACAGCGAAACTCAAACAAACCGTACAACTGCCAGAAATGACACTATTAATAGATCCAACTCCATCAGTGCTTCCCGGCTCTTTGAACTAGGGCTTATTCCCTGTCTAGATTCCTCAAACTGTGACCTTAGGTGGAAAACAGTAACCACCATAGCGTTATTTCTTTGTCTTGTTGTCCATGTTCCATTTCTG attCTGAACATTCTTGTAATTAGCAACCCTGCCCAGCATTGGTCACCATGGTATGAACACATTATAATGTGGCTCCGTCTACTGGCAAGTTCCTTGGTCCCACTCCTACTTTACCTAACAGATGCAACTCACAGAAAAGCTCATAAACGAATCTTCCAGAGAAGGAGAGGAAAATTCTCTGACTTTGGAGCTG GAGACAGAAACCGGAATCGAGTTTTTAAAGAAGGTACTTCACCTTCTTTGAAGCCCAGGTTGTTTGGTCCTGTGACTCCTGTTGGGATTATTATGAATTATCGCACTTCACCACCTAAGAGGGACTTTAGAAATAGTGCTAATTATTTTTTAAGAACTTCTTTTCAGCACGACTTATCTTCAACAGCGAATACAATTGCGAATGAGGCAGATATGAATCGCATTTCATTAGACAACATTTTTCCTACGGAAAGTAAACCAGTTTTCTCACAGAAAGTTGAAGCTGATGAATTAAAAGACCAAACGACAAAAAGGATCGACATGTTTTTACCGGAGTGTGAACGAAGCATTCGGCTAGATGATAAGAACCGGTCCACATTCTCTGATAACTTGAGCACTTTTAGCTTCGAAAACCAAAGTAGCAGTTTTGAAACAGATTCTGCAGATGACGAAACATATGGGGGATCTTTTACAACAAGCGCTAACGAAGATTTTGAATATTTGCACGAGTCGCAGTGTCACGAGCTTGAGATTGGAAATGCATTTAAACCAACCGTTGCTTCTTCTAGTAAAATTACGTGCAACTGTGACATGAACAATCAATGTAACGCCATTATAGACTGCCAGATATCGGTCAGTGACAATATTGAGACAAATGCTCTGCATGAAAATTATAAGACGTCATTAGATAAATATTGTAGCCCTAAATTTTTTCCTTTTGCTGAACATGTGCCAATTAGGAAACACTCAAGAAAGTGCATGTGTCTTCCATTTAATAATCGCCCAGAGATAACTCATCGAAATGCTCTCGTTTTTCCGCaaagttatttgttttctgaaaataaGACGAACGTTAataaattatag